A window from Aureibacillus halotolerans encodes these proteins:
- a CDS encoding GNAT family N-acetyltransferase — protein sequence MIVKLPKEHYAKINTLLIEPQAKNENVLNAVLNSMNRGSVYVDQIEEPRTAIVYAVGLVYYLLGDPENESFNSQLSDFISTQLKQESLDLCGGTWFCSILFNEQWKKTLETVIGRREYYVDYRICYELDAVRFRNSLEQPLHVLDEDLTIVEITKELIIGVEDLREELTEYWSSAESFMQHGIGYAVLKNDKVISTCYSCCVNGDRHEIYIATFDQSVRNRGLATILGQQFIKECLKRGFSVFWQTDESNEPSKRVADKLGFDYTNRLMAFEFEF from the coding sequence ATGATTGTAAAATTACCAAAAGAACATTATGCGAAAATCAATACACTGTTGATTGAACCGCAAGCGAAAAATGAGAATGTGCTAAATGCAGTGCTTAACAGTATGAATCGAGGCTCCGTCTATGTTGATCAAATTGAGGAGCCTCGGACGGCGATCGTTTATGCGGTTGGCTTAGTATACTATTTGCTCGGTGATCCGGAGAATGAATCGTTTAATAGCCAGCTGAGTGATTTCATTTCCACACAATTGAAGCAAGAAAGTCTGGATTTATGCGGAGGTACATGGTTTTGCTCCATCCTGTTTAATGAACAATGGAAAAAAACGCTGGAAACAGTGATTGGTCGTCGTGAATATTATGTGGATTATAGAATCTGTTACGAATTGGATGCGGTACGTTTTAGAAACAGTTTGGAGCAACCCCTACATGTCCTTGATGAAGACCTTACCATTGTAGAAATCACGAAGGAATTGATTATTGGAGTCGAAGATTTAAGAGAAGAGTTGACAGAGTATTGGTCTTCTGCAGAATCTTTTATGCAACATGGAATAGGCTACGCTGTTTTAAAAAACGATAAGGTCATAAGTACATGTTACTCATGTTGTGTGAATGGAGATCGCCATGAAATTTATATCGCCACATTTGATCAAAGTGTGCGAAATCGTGGGTTGGCAACGATACTGGGACAACAATTCATAAAGGAATGCTTAAAAAGAGGATTTAGTGTTTTTTGGCAAACCGATGAATCAAATGAACCATCTAAACGAGTGGCTGATAAATTGGGGTTTGATTATACGAATCGACTGATGGCGTTTGAATTTGAATTCTAA
- a CDS encoding VOC family protein: protein MITNTLQMTLLVEDQEEAKKFYTEKLGFDVVADQSFGAQWRYITVAPQQNNTTVIELVKAETPEQKALIGKQSGGQVLFMFHTDNIMEDYDVLHSRGVQFHSEPQSVPGGKGAGFKDLYGNDLDMFQPD, encoded by the coding sequence ATGATCACCAATACATTGCAGATGACCTTGCTGGTCGAAGATCAAGAAGAGGCAAAGAAATTCTATACGGAGAAGCTTGGCTTTGACGTGGTTGCTGATCAAAGCTTTGGTGCGCAATGGCGATACATTACTGTCGCACCACAGCAAAATAATACAACCGTGATTGAACTTGTGAAAGCCGAGACGCCAGAGCAAAAGGCACTTATCGGAAAACAGAGTGGGGGACAGGTTCTATTTATGTTCCATACGGATAATATCATGGAAGATTATGATGTGTTACACAGCCGTGGTGTACAATTCCATAGCGAACCGCAATCCGTACCAGGAGGTAAAGGGGCAGGTTTCAAGGATTTATACGGAAATGACCTGGATATGTTTCAGCCAGACTGA
- a CDS encoding helix-turn-helix transcriptional regulator — MEDALVLKNNLKKVRNENKLSQTELAKLVGVSRNTISSIETGQFNPTAKLALVLCIALDKKFEDLFYFDL, encoded by the coding sequence ATGGAAGATGCATTAGTCTTGAAAAATAATTTAAAAAAAGTCCGTAATGAAAATAAATTATCACAGACAGAGCTTGCAAAATTAGTCGGTGTTTCACGGAACACCATTAGTTCAATTGAAACAGGACAGTTTAATCCAACAGCGAAATTAGCTTTGGTCCTATGTATTGCTTTGGACAAAAAATTTGAAGATTTATTTTATTTTGATCTATGA
- a CDS encoding holin encodes MEDILILSTTLVPIVTALVEILKRAFRVPKHMLPLLSVIVGLVLGGLAFPFMELELSLRLWAGGLAGLAGTGLFEVGNKRYRFKRKKK; translated from the coding sequence ATGGAGGACATATTGATCCTTTCCACTACATTGGTTCCCATAGTGACAGCCCTTGTAGAGATTTTAAAGAGAGCATTTCGCGTACCAAAGCATATGCTGCCATTGCTATCAGTCATTGTAGGCTTAGTGTTAGGAGGCTTGGCCTTTCCGTTTATGGAATTAGAGCTTTCTTTGCGGTTATGGGCAGGAGGACTTGCCGGACTGGCAGGAACGGGACTTTTTGAGGTCGGGAACAAACGTTATCGATTTAAGCGCAAGAAAAAATAA
- a CDS encoding 2-hydroxy-3-keto-5-methylthiopentenyl-1-phosphate phosphatase, whose translation MQKPFSNGDTKRLIVCDFDGTITEKDNIVDIIRAFAPPECEEIIQSVLQKECSIREGVGRMFAYIPSSLKSEIVQFVLERVKIRPGFHEFVTAIKADPNTSLVIVSGGIDFFVHPVLGDIDVPVYCNHGNFDGKTIQIEWPFACDDQCQNDCGCCKPSVIRSIATGDERIIAIGDSVTDVEMAKRAELVFARDYLLKECETHHWPHEPFKDFHDIVAVLQEKEGISI comes from the coding sequence TTGCAAAAGCCATTCAGCAATGGGGACACTAAACGGCTCATTGTATGTGATTTTGATGGCACGATCACAGAAAAAGACAATATTGTCGATATTATTCGTGCGTTTGCTCCACCTGAATGCGAAGAAATCATTCAATCTGTGCTTCAAAAGGAATGTTCCATTCGGGAAGGCGTTGGCCGCATGTTCGCCTATATACCAAGTTCGTTAAAGTCCGAAATTGTTCAATTCGTGCTTGAGCGAGTGAAGATTCGCCCAGGCTTTCATGAATTTGTTACTGCAATAAAAGCTGATCCAAATACGAGCCTAGTCATCGTGAGTGGAGGCATCGACTTTTTCGTCCACCCTGTGCTGGGAGACATTGACGTGCCTGTGTACTGCAATCATGGGAATTTTGATGGTAAGACGATCCAAATTGAATGGCCATTTGCCTGTGACGATCAGTGTCAAAACGACTGTGGCTGCTGCAAGCCATCAGTCATTCGGTCAATTGCCACAGGAGACGAACGAATTATTGCAATCGGCGATTCAGTCACTGATGTGGAGATGGCAAAACGAGCAGAACTTGTGTTTGCCCGCGATTACCTCTTAAAGGAATGTGAAACACATCATTGGCCGCATGAGCCCTTTAAGGATTTTCATGATATAGTAGCCGTGTTACAAGAAAAGGAGGGGATTTCCATATGA
- the mtnK gene encoding S-methyl-5-thioribose kinase, with product MSTATEHGYTPLTIDTAIQYAKGQSYFTQNEEVYGEEIGDGNLNLVFRLTGQDGQRLIIKQALPYAKVIGDSWPLTLDRARIESEVLTIYGTYVPELVPKVLHTDSVQALTVMEDLSHLQIARKALKKGDHFPVLGEAIGRYTAHTLFFTSDFGMNQQDKKQLQKRFCNPDLCKITEELFFTDPFYDVESNSIDEGLQAYVKEHIWNDQTLLFAVAKAKYQFLTKAEALLHGDLHTGSIFADETQTKVIDPEFAFFGPVGFDIGSFLGNLAIAHISQAGYATADDDRQTAKQSLQQQMMSVWKTFEDEYATLWQNHNVEPHASIPGWSEKHIEAIWKDAVRFAGCELIRRTIGLALVEDFESIADKDRKLAAKTAALRVGKHLLLSTNIHTSEAFVKAVVS from the coding sequence ATGAGCACTGCAACAGAACATGGGTATACCCCGCTAACAATCGACACAGCGATTCAATACGCAAAGGGACAGTCGTATTTTACACAAAACGAAGAAGTGTATGGCGAAGAAATTGGCGATGGCAACTTAAACCTCGTGTTTCGTCTTACCGGGCAAGATGGACAACGCCTCATCATTAAACAAGCCTTGCCTTATGCCAAGGTGATTGGAGACAGCTGGCCGCTTACATTGGATCGTGCCCGAATTGAAAGTGAAGTGCTCACCATTTATGGGACGTATGTGCCTGAATTAGTGCCAAAAGTGCTTCACACAGATTCGGTTCAAGCCTTGACTGTTATGGAGGATTTGAGCCATTTGCAAATCGCTCGGAAGGCACTTAAAAAAGGCGACCACTTTCCTGTCTTAGGAGAAGCGATTGGTCGATACACTGCACATACGCTTTTCTTTACGTCTGATTTTGGCATGAACCAGCAGGATAAAAAGCAGCTTCAAAAGCGTTTTTGTAATCCGGACTTGTGCAAAATAACAGAAGAATTGTTTTTTACTGATCCCTTTTATGATGTCGAATCCAATTCGATCGATGAAGGATTGCAAGCGTATGTAAAAGAACATATTTGGAATGATCAGACGCTTCTTTTTGCAGTAGCAAAGGCCAAATATCAGTTCTTAACGAAAGCTGAGGCTTTGCTTCATGGTGACCTACACACAGGCAGTATCTTTGCTGATGAAACACAAACAAAGGTGATTGATCCTGAGTTTGCCTTTTTTGGTCCCGTAGGCTTTGACATTGGCTCCTTCCTTGGCAACTTGGCGATTGCTCATATCTCCCAGGCAGGCTATGCAACCGCGGACGATGATCGTCAAACAGCGAAGCAAAGCCTTCAGCAGCAAATGATGTCAGTATGGAAAACCTTTGAAGACGAATATGCCACGCTTTGGCAAAACCATAATGTCGAACCTCATGCCTCCATTCCTGGTTGGTCGGAAAAACATATTGAGGCGATTTGGAAGGATGCTGTACGTTTTGCTGGCTGTGAATTGATTCGACGTACCATTGGGCTCGCCCTTGTTGAGGATTTTGAAAGCATTGCGGATAAGGATCGAAAGCTCGCAGCTAAGACTGCTGCACTACGAGTTGGAAAACACTTGCTGCTTTCAACAAATATTCATACGTCAGAGGCTTTTGTAAAGGCGGTTGTGTCATGA
- a CDS encoding VOC family protein — protein sequence MKPYISVITIGVDDLERSLIFYRDGLGIQTEGIIGEEFEHGAVVFIDLQSGVKLALWHRKDLAHEAGLPLGQPNPTEFTLGHNVASKEEVDEVMEQARLAGAHIATPAQEAFWGGYSGQFQDPDGHLWEIVWNPAWELEE from the coding sequence ATGAAACCGTATATTTCTGTAATTACGATTGGCGTTGACGATTTGGAGAGGTCGCTTATCTTTTATCGGGACGGACTTGGGATACAAACCGAGGGCATCATTGGTGAGGAATTTGAGCATGGCGCGGTCGTCTTTATTGATTTGCAATCGGGTGTGAAGCTAGCACTTTGGCATCGCAAGGATCTCGCCCATGAGGCTGGTCTTCCTTTAGGTCAACCAAACCCAACAGAATTTACGTTAGGTCATAATGTAGCGAGTAAAGAAGAGGTTGATGAAGTGATGGAACAGGCTCGGTTAGCTGGCGCACACATCGCAACACCAGCACAAGAAGCTTTCTGGGGCGGATATTCGGGTCAATTCCAAGATCCCGACGGTCATCTATGGGAAATTGTTTGGAACCCGGCGTGGGAGCTGGAGGAATAA
- the mtnA gene encoding S-methyl-5-thioribose-1-phosphate isomerase: MITAVTYNDGVVTLLDQRKLPGDSVFLKLTTVEEIKAAILSLSVRGAPAIGIAAAYGLVLWAQSNRKEQDLNVFKQSLITEANGLKATRPTAVNLAWAVDRLLRVSDTAASVDGAVETLTQEAQKIDEEDLLICKTIGEHGLTLLKDGDTLLTHCNAGGIATAGYGTALAPFYLARERNMTLHAYATETRPVGQGARLTVWELEQLGIDVTLITDSMAAHTLQSGRIQAVIVGADRIAANGDTANKIGTLSLAVAAKAFGVPFYVAAPLSTIDVHTATGADIPIEERAAEEVTHVHGRIITTETVRVYNPAFDVTPHQYIDGIITEKGVIRGDYQTNLSALFHPAASH; encoded by the coding sequence ATGATTACCGCTGTGACTTACAACGACGGCGTTGTTACCCTACTTGACCAACGCAAGCTTCCTGGAGACTCGGTGTTTTTAAAGCTAACAACCGTAGAAGAAATCAAGGCAGCCATTTTATCATTAAGCGTCCGTGGAGCACCTGCCATTGGCATCGCTGCAGCTTATGGGCTCGTTCTTTGGGCACAATCAAATCGTAAAGAGCAGGATCTTAACGTATTCAAGCAGTCTCTCATTACGGAAGCAAATGGTCTGAAAGCGACACGCCCTACCGCAGTCAATCTTGCGTGGGCGGTGGATCGGTTGCTTCGCGTTTCGGACACAGCGGCTTCCGTCGATGGCGCTGTGGAGACGTTAACGCAAGAAGCGCAGAAAATTGACGAAGAAGACCTTTTGATTTGCAAAACAATCGGCGAACACGGGTTAACCCTCCTCAAGGATGGTGATACGCTGCTCACCCATTGCAATGCAGGCGGTATCGCAACCGCAGGGTACGGGACGGCACTTGCTCCCTTTTACCTCGCGAGGGAACGAAACATGACCCTCCACGCGTATGCCACTGAAACAAGACCAGTCGGCCAAGGGGCACGCCTAACTGTATGGGAGCTTGAGCAGCTGGGGATTGATGTGACTTTAATAACCGATTCGATGGCTGCCCACACGTTACAATCTGGTCGTATTCAGGCGGTCATCGTTGGGGCCGATCGAATTGCGGCCAATGGGGATACAGCTAACAAAATTGGCACACTTAGCTTGGCCGTTGCTGCCAAAGCCTTTGGCGTTCCCTTTTATGTGGCTGCCCCCTTATCAACAATTGATGTGCACACTGCTACAGGTGCTGACATTCCAATTGAAGAAAGAGCAGCTGAAGAAGTCACACATGTGCACGGACGTATCATCACGACGGAAACTGTTCGCGTTTACAATCCCGCCTTTGACGTCACTCCGCATCAATATATAGACGGAATCATCACGGAAAAAGGCGTCATTCGCGGCGACTATCAGACAAACTTATCTGCACTATTTCATCCAGCTGCATCACATTAA
- a CDS encoding methylthioribulose 1-phosphate dehydratase has translation MTQWEELADVKATLAKKGWFPATSGNLSIKLEDSPLHALVSVSGKDKTKSSPEDFVVVDRDGKTIESSLKPSAETIIHTRLYEVTDAGCILHVHTVENNLISALYKDEGQATFTDHELLKAFGLWEENAALTMPIVDNLHDLPALAEEMVRVVTPETKAILILNHGITVWGKNAFDAQKNLEAAEFLFAYRLAQFKYNLLKREDV, from the coding sequence ATGACGCAGTGGGAAGAGTTGGCTGACGTCAAAGCAACGTTGGCGAAAAAAGGCTGGTTTCCAGCAACGAGCGGAAATCTTTCCATTAAACTTGAGGACTCCCCTTTGCATGCGCTTGTTTCCGTGAGCGGTAAAGACAAAACGAAGTCCTCACCGGAGGATTTTGTCGTCGTGGATCGCGATGGTAAGACAATCGAGTCAAGCTTGAAGCCGTCCGCAGAAACGATTATCCATACCCGTTTATATGAAGTAACCGATGCAGGATGTATTCTGCACGTTCATACAGTGGAAAACAATCTTATTTCGGCGCTCTATAAAGACGAGGGCCAGGCGACATTCACCGACCACGAGCTTCTAAAAGCGTTTGGACTGTGGGAAGAGAATGCAGCGCTTACGATGCCGATCGTTGATAATTTGCATGATCTTCCAGCGCTTGCTGAAGAGATGGTACGCGTAGTGACACCAGAAACAAAAGCCATCCTTATTTTAAATCACGGCATTACAGTGTGGGGCAAAAATGCATTTGATGCTCAGAAAAATCTTGAAGCCGCTGAGTTTCTCTTTGCATATCGCCTCGCTCAATTTAAATACAATCTATTGAAAAGGGAGGACGTGTAG
- a CDS encoding DUF6442 family protein → MAKLIGAILINKEDILSKSRKENKDKDLYEVEVQVHAGSVGSLTGILLATILFVTQILMGDGFDFGLYAVIISISASGFIVKATRMKRKRDIVLATVYSIATLILTGIHVYYTVVNNGNVW, encoded by the coding sequence TTGGCGAAGTTGATTGGGGCGATTCTCATTAACAAAGAAGACATCTTATCGAAAAGCAGAAAAGAGAACAAGGATAAGGATTTATATGAAGTTGAAGTTCAAGTCCATGCTGGAAGCGTTGGCTCATTGACAGGGATCCTATTGGCTACAATTCTATTTGTGACGCAAATTCTAATGGGTGATGGTTTTGATTTCGGTCTATATGCCGTTATAATATCCATTTCCGCTTCAGGTTTCATTGTCAAAGCAACCAGAATGAAGCGAAAACGCGATATTGTACTTGCAACGGTTTATTCTATAGCAACACTCATTTTAACAGGCATCCACGTGTATTACACAGTCGTAAATAACGGAAATGTATGGTGA
- a CDS encoding 2,3-diketo-5-methylthiopentyl-1-phosphate enolase: MSNVVATYRIKAKADLNKQAEQIALGLTVGSWTSLPLVDQEQLRAHKGHVVSAQYIDDQYAKLAISYPAVNFTNDLPAILTTTFGKLSLDGEVKLLDLDFSNELAAAFPGPAFGIEGIRKQVDVYDRPLFMSIFKGVIGRTLEDLAEQMRQQALGGVDLVKDDEILFENEATPIEKRVKTNKEVLRQVYESTGKRTLYAVNVTGPTRQLVNQAEKAQAAGADALLFNVFSYGLDALQMLREAPEVHLPIMAHPAFSGAMISAPNHGVSTSLLLGKLLRMAGADFSLFPSPYGSVAMPREEALSLKEALVDDQSPWKRTFPVPSAGIHPGLVPQLIADFGLDSIINAGGGTHGHPDGAEGGGKAFHAAIRATLDGVPLEKAAEGSEPLAKAIQQWGH, encoded by the coding sequence ATGAGCAATGTGGTGGCGACGTACCGAATTAAAGCAAAGGCTGATCTAAACAAGCAGGCAGAACAAATCGCTCTTGGGCTAACGGTAGGCTCTTGGACATCATTGCCTCTCGTCGATCAAGAACAGCTGCGTGCGCACAAAGGCCACGTTGTATCTGCCCAATACATAGACGATCAATATGCAAAACTAGCGATCTCTTATCCTGCCGTCAATTTTACAAATGATCTTCCGGCAATCTTAACGACAACATTCGGCAAGTTGTCTCTTGACGGAGAGGTAAAGCTGTTGGATTTGGATTTTTCTAACGAACTTGCCGCGGCCTTTCCTGGTCCTGCGTTTGGCATTGAAGGCATCCGCAAACAAGTAGACGTCTATGACCGACCGCTCTTTATGAGTATTTTTAAAGGCGTCATTGGTCGAACGTTAGAGGATCTCGCTGAACAAATGAGGCAACAGGCTCTCGGTGGTGTAGATCTTGTCAAAGATGATGAGATCCTTTTTGAAAATGAAGCAACGCCGATTGAAAAACGTGTCAAAACAAACAAAGAAGTGCTACGCCAAGTGTATGAGAGCACTGGGAAGCGAACGCTTTATGCGGTGAACGTTACTGGACCGACACGACAGCTTGTGAACCAAGCCGAGAAAGCACAAGCTGCCGGAGCAGACGCGCTTCTTTTTAATGTCTTTTCTTATGGACTTGACGCGTTGCAGATGCTGCGAGAAGCCCCTGAAGTTCATTTGCCGATTATGGCCCATCCCGCCTTTAGTGGGGCAATGATTTCTGCACCAAACCACGGTGTGAGCACATCCCTTTTACTCGGTAAGCTCCTTCGTATGGCAGGCGCCGATTTCTCTTTATTTCCATCACCTTACGGATCAGTCGCCATGCCACGCGAAGAAGCGTTGTCGTTAAAGGAAGCGTTAGTCGATGATCAGTCGCCATGGAAACGAACGTTCCCAGTTCCGTCAGCAGGCATTCATCCAGGTCTAGTCCCTCAGCTTATTGCTGATTTTGGGTTGGATTCTATCATTAATGCAGGCGGTGGGACACACGGCCATCCCGATGGTGCGGAAGGTGGAGGAAAAGCTTTTCATGCGGCAATTCGGGCAACGCTTGACGGCGTTCCACTAGAGAAAGCTGCAGAAGGGAGCGAACCACTTGCAAAAGCCATTCAGCAATGGGGACACTAA
- a CDS encoding cysteine dioxygenase — MAFMERLNDIFSALPAHPCPSTLKDALERLAPTTAEVLPYATAPEGHPYGRRILYCSATVEVMLMHWSPTQACAPHDHGDSLGWIYIVNGQSQHTLFTSEPGILPKILKVKVEDTGDYLFAPRKKVHQMASASKNAPLLTLHVYAPPIKNMKVYDLKKCAVCTVAAECGAWWPEEQRQKLAEIKLEP; from the coding sequence ATGGCATTTATGGAGCGGTTGAATGACATTTTTTCAGCATTGCCTGCCCATCCTTGTCCATCCACATTAAAGGATGCACTGGAACGACTTGCTCCTACAACCGCGGAGGTTCTCCCTTATGCAACAGCCCCAGAAGGTCATCCTTATGGGAGGCGCATATTGTATTGCTCTGCCACTGTCGAGGTCATGCTCATGCATTGGTCGCCGACGCAAGCATGTGCCCCGCACGACCATGGGGACTCACTTGGATGGATATACATTGTCAACGGCCAATCACAGCATACATTGTTCACATCTGAACCAGGTATCCTTCCTAAAATTCTAAAAGTAAAAGTAGAAGACACCGGAGATTACTTGTTTGCGCCTCGAAAAAAAGTGCATCAAATGGCAAGTGCTTCAAAGAATGCGCCTCTGTTAACGCTGCATGTCTACGCGCCACCAATCAAAAATATGAAAGTGTATGATTTAAAGAAATGTGCCGTATGTACAGTGGCTGCTGAATGTGGTGCCTGGTGGCCGGAGGAACAGAGACAGAAGCTTGCCGAAATAAAGCTTGAACCTTAA
- a CDS encoding M20 metallopeptidase family protein, producing the protein MLEEVFQTLEKHFPEMVSFRRDLHQHPELSFQEVHTPEKIATYLKGLGIDVRTGVGGRGVVGRLVGALPGKTIALRADFDALPIQDLKDVEYASKVPGVMHACGHDIHTAALLGVASVLSQYKQKLQGTVVFIHQFAEERPPGGAKPMIEDGCLEGVDVIYGAHVLSEADVGTVCITPETAMAAGDRFEITVHGKGGHGAKPHTTIDAVHLGTQVVNQLHHLVSRRIDPLQSGVVSVGTFNAGAGFNVIAEHASITGTVRAFEEAVRSTLEEGIKEVAKQTVEAGGGSVEVAYERGYPSLYNHPAELAFVEEKAKDIVGSENVLRLAPSMGMEDFAYYVKEVPGAFVYVGGRNPEINATYPHHNARFDVDETSMLTIGKLFLSLVLDGDENSTT; encoded by the coding sequence ATGCTAGAGGAAGTATTTCAAACATTGGAGAAGCATTTCCCAGAGATGGTTTCGTTTCGTCGAGACCTGCATCAACACCCCGAGCTATCGTTTCAAGAGGTACATACGCCAGAAAAAATCGCAACCTATCTAAAAGGGTTGGGGATTGACGTGCGAACAGGTGTTGGAGGGCGTGGGGTTGTCGGAAGGTTGGTTGGTGCTTTGCCAGGGAAAACGATTGCCTTGCGTGCTGACTTTGATGCGTTGCCGATCCAGGATCTTAAAGACGTGGAGTACGCATCAAAAGTGCCAGGTGTCATGCATGCATGTGGCCATGATATTCATACTGCGGCCCTATTAGGCGTCGCATCTGTGCTCAGCCAATATAAACAAAAGTTACAGGGGACGGTCGTGTTTATCCATCAATTTGCGGAAGAGCGACCTCCCGGTGGTGCAAAACCAATGATTGAGGATGGCTGTCTTGAAGGAGTCGACGTGATTTATGGCGCTCACGTCTTATCAGAGGCAGATGTTGGAACAGTATGCATCACTCCGGAAACAGCTATGGCAGCCGGAGATCGTTTTGAAATTACAGTTCATGGGAAAGGGGGTCATGGTGCCAAACCGCATACAACCATTGATGCTGTGCATCTTGGCACTCAGGTTGTCAACCAGCTTCACCATCTTGTCAGTCGCCGTATAGATCCTTTACAATCGGGCGTCGTCTCAGTGGGAACGTTTAACGCTGGAGCGGGGTTTAATGTCATTGCTGAGCACGCCTCCATCACTGGTACGGTTAGAGCCTTTGAGGAAGCGGTTCGATCGACTTTGGAAGAGGGGATTAAAGAGGTTGCCAAGCAAACGGTCGAAGCTGGTGGGGGAAGTGTAGAGGTGGCTTACGAACGTGGCTATCCATCACTTTACAACCATCCTGCCGAACTGGCTTTTGTTGAAGAAAAGGCGAAGGACATCGTCGGTAGCGAAAATGTACTACGTCTAGCGCCATCGATGGGAATGGAGGACTTTGCATACTACGTCAAGGAAGTGCCTGGTGCGTTCGTTTATGTTGGCGGTCGAAATCCTGAAATCAATGCAACATACCCTCATCACAATGCACGGTTTGATGTCGACGAAACGTCTATGCTTACGATTGGAAAGCTGTTTTTATCGCTCGTATTGGATGGGGATGAGAACAGCACAACATAG
- a CDS encoding 1,2-dihydroxy-3-keto-5-methylthiopentene dioxygenase has translation MATIRLRETGEVIEGHDKVQQFLESQEVLYEHWDMSKLPAELNAKFVLTDEEKAQILTAFDTDIRDLAERRSYVDWDIIALSDSTPNLDELLAKFKNVHTHTDDEVRAITAGHGIFVVKGESGYYNIELEPGDVISVPEHTPHFFTLMDDRQVVAVRLFIDTDGWVAHPYEEKEYSVE, from the coding sequence ATGGCAACGATTCGTTTAAGAGAAACAGGAGAAGTGATTGAAGGACATGACAAGGTGCAGCAGTTTCTGGAGAGCCAGGAGGTATTATACGAGCATTGGGACATGAGCAAGCTTCCAGCGGAACTAAACGCGAAATTCGTATTAACCGATGAAGAAAAAGCTCAAATTCTTACAGCCTTTGACACTGACATTCGCGATTTAGCAGAACGTCGAAGCTATGTGGATTGGGACATCATTGCGCTATCTGATAGCACGCCAAACCTTGACGAGCTACTGGCAAAATTCAAAAACGTTCATACGCACACAGATGATGAGGTCCGCGCCATTACGGCGGGGCATGGCATTTTTGTTGTTAAAGGGGAAAGTGGCTACTACAATATCGAGCTTGAGCCAGGAGATGTCATTTCAGTTCCAGAACATACGCCTCACTTCTTTACTTTAATGGACGATCGCCAAGTTGTCGCAGTTCGCCTATTTATTGACACGGACGGCTGGGTGGCTCATCCATATGAGGAAAAAGAGTATTCTGTAGAGTAA
- a CDS encoding PadR family transcriptional regulator produces the protein MADVNETITHLLSELRRGTIVISVLSQLATAQYGYSLVQTLEEKGSAIDPSTLYPLLRRLEKQGLLESEWDTQETRPRKYYKRSAHGDAVYVGLCKEWTRLVKTMDGIIEVNNEGGRPLGDH, from the coding sequence ATGGCTGATGTAAATGAAACAATCACTCATCTGTTAAGTGAATTGAGGCGGGGGACTATTGTGATAAGCGTTCTAAGTCAATTGGCCACAGCGCAATATGGATACTCTCTTGTTCAAACACTCGAAGAAAAAGGGAGTGCTATTGACCCGAGTACGTTGTATCCCTTATTGAGACGACTCGAAAAGCAAGGGTTGCTCGAAAGTGAATGGGATACTCAAGAAACCCGTCCACGTAAGTATTATAAACGGAGTGCACATGGGGATGCGGTGTATGTGGGTTTATGTAAGGAATGGACTCGGCTCGTTAAAACAATGGATGGGATCATCGAAGTAAATAATGAAGGAGGACGTCCTCTTGGAGATCATTGA